A genomic stretch from Bdellovibrionales bacterium includes:
- a CDS encoding fibronectin type III domain-containing protein has protein sequence MRMFSVVKYLFISFLCGYLAACTSSDTGAIDKLLGNFSSTPILTSVPDQTVQQEDLLKVDVNNIKDGIPGNDKDMSYTCVYDTEVDGKVTATTACTDLPNSTVTFDAASGILQWTPHSGVLGNYEFKITGKNTDGTYDEIFSVGVRLKFSGIGLYTQITGNSVTVNWTPNPAAQGYQIFKLNSLTGQYETFKTITGGSTSGTTLTGLTPNTPYTLRVQAIDALGNFDGNVVSRSFTTTELVKLSMSAPVSTLAAGTPTTVTVTAFNANGTPQTVGGLPVVPSIASGTSSGTFSSVTDNNNGTYTFTFTPTVVGTSIVIDCSINITFFLNNTVPLAIIPGAASSANSAISISSGTVVSGSPVTVTATVRDAYNNPISSGQAVSFTKTGGTSTGSFSAINNQGNGVYSISYTGITAGTAQTLGIKVDTANLTPTTTIQVVPGTPVSANSTLTISSATIASGTTATVVATLKDINNNPVPSGVMVVFNKAGGTSSGTFDPIVNNNNGSYTTIYTGVTAGTAQTLSVSVDGVTLNPTVTVTVVPGPALLANSSLTITSPTVVSGAFVTVTATLKDVNNNPIDSGVTVSFTKTGGTSTGTFGTVTNQGNGVYNIRYTGVAAGTAQTIAVLINGTSLGTTVSVGVLTGAPSPTQSSITISNGTVISNQSVTVTATIKDDNNNPVTSGVAITFAKTGGTSTGNFGTVTNVGNGVYTITYTGIAAGTAQTIAVQADGSALGPTTTVTVVVGAPNVAASSFTVGASSILSGQTTTLTATIKDINNNPISSGITVTFSKTGGTSTGNFGTVTNQGAGVYTITYTGVVSGTAQNLAVLINGSAFGSSTPITVLTAPPSASQSSISISSGTVVSGQSVTVTATVKDLNNNPVTSGVAITFAKSGGSSTGTFGSITNVGNGVYTVTYTGVVAGSAQTIALETDGTSLGPTTTVSVLVGPPVLANSSLVIGSSTILSGETTTVTATIKDINNNPISTGSTIAFSKTGGTSTGTFGSVTNQGGGVYTVNYTGVVSGTAQTLGVSINGTDLGASTTVTVLTAPPSATKSSISISNGTVVSGQSVTVTATVKDLNNNPVTSGVAITFAKAGGSSTGTFGTVTNAGNGVYTVTYTGVTSGTAQTISLLTDGSALGPSVAVSVLNGAPIAANSTLTIGSSTILSGQATTITATIKDVNNNPISSGVTVTFSKTSGTSTGTFGTITNQGAGVYTVTYTGVVAGTAQDIKILIDGADLGLLTNVAVNPGAPSATTSTISVASSTVISGQSVTVTATIKDANSNPINSGVAVTFSKTGGSSTGTFGTITPQGTGGVYTVPYTGIVAGSAQTLGILIDGVGLGPTTTLSVTPGAPNNTLSTLTVTSNVVIAGQYVTLTATIKDANGNPISSGILVNFDKFGGTSFGNYSTVVNQGNGVYTSNYTGVTAGTAQTVQANVNGSGFGPTQSVQVLVGAPSLANSSLTVSSGTVASGSSVNITAVIKDSQNNPITSEYAITLDTIGGSSTGSLSSINNAGGGTFTATYTGAIAGSAQTLRVLADGTPISGLTKTIQVLPGPASSTNSTFTISASTVQSGTSANLSMNLRDANNNAISSGATVTFTKATGVSDGTLSGVSNAGGGNYTATYTGTTMGPAQAINLVVNGTAVGLSVNVTVTAGPPTHFSTSQPLNPLASIDCAGPYTLTLKDVSENTTSSLSVVNLAFSSSPAGGATGTIFSDSSCSTPITSLSIPALTASAQFYYKAYIPNSFTFTISPGGSIANASFTITNIPVLSWIGASAFFTMNGSGSGTVMDDSAGGMWNPYDIAINGNNMFVVDYSGNRILKYDISTNQFIGWIGYVGSNDGVIAYDGGSGCNSLAIGALTPVWCKGGRASASVSNATVIQNPRNIAADTNYIYVSSWSNHRIARFLQSDGSFQGWLGKTSTTAATSPASCVSAGTNATTPTWCYGGTSTSGTGDGQLNNPAGIIVYNSKIYVNDNGNHRLSKYDASTGAFEGWVGRVGATQPPTSGQLSTCSVQPAVGAKTPGWCLGGVSQVSQRRQASVAGPPSEVAAPDEGFYNPSGLTTDGTSLYIGDGNNYRIARVTLSTGAFNGWLGYIYRNSALSPTTPSQTAGNFTAGWTAGGVTDARAGVDGWGYPYQLGYDSGSGYLFVADQYHRISKLRASDGGDFRWIGRAGGSPTGGYTGCSSTPVGGTNPGWCVNGSANKYGNTNGTFYTPTGMALTSTKLYVADYNNFRVQRFNLSDGTFDGWIGSGNVAAMKWSRTIASGAVASRSGIDDYSFGDVSGAYAGIAMNSTYMFMGDIGWNRIKKYNRQDGQVIGYIGQIQNNGGFYPTGPDSCVGYNSGMTPDWCYGGGRTTNGSGIHGYNNPYSVAADDTYVYIANYSNHRIDRVRISDALYLGWIGQVNATPTDGDPACLTTNSPNPAPNWCIGGTATSNNVWGTLNAPRALFYDTAQSVLYATDNTSRLIKIDPSNGAFLAVGGTISAGSGGANCGVTAGVANGWCTTSATGSSGTTKYGGLNSASAIATNSNYIFVADTSNNRIVRFDKTTGAPAGFVAKLNNGTNTNLTATGGACNGLSGFPKVTPGWCWTTTLGIAPSQITGTEENAYNSPRGVWADDTYVYIADTGNNRIVRIFASTGAPDGWKGLIGSTSGMSDSACIAAGVGGVTPKWCKGGTSAPGQQLGAFDYPVSVFGDANYIYVMDGRNNRVQTIPKN, from the coding sequence TCGTTTAAAATTTAGCGGTATCGGTCTTTATACGCAAATCACCGGTAACAGCGTGACTGTGAATTGGACACCGAATCCGGCGGCTCAAGGCTATCAGATTTTCAAACTCAACTCACTGACCGGTCAGTATGAAACTTTCAAAACAATCACCGGCGGTTCTACGAGCGGAACCACTCTCACCGGTCTGACTCCGAACACTCCTTATACTCTGCGCGTGCAGGCGATTGATGCCCTCGGAAACTTTGATGGCAACGTCGTCTCACGCTCTTTTACAACCACCGAACTTGTGAAACTCTCAATGAGCGCGCCGGTCTCAACACTCGCGGCAGGCACGCCCACGACTGTGACGGTGACGGCATTCAACGCAAATGGAACACCACAAACCGTGGGCGGACTCCCCGTCGTTCCGAGCATTGCAAGCGGTACGAGCTCGGGAACTTTCTCTTCTGTCACGGATAATAATAACGGCACTTATACATTTACTTTTACACCGACCGTGGTTGGCACATCCATCGTCATTGATTGCTCGATTAATATTACTTTCTTCTTAAATAATACAGTTCCTCTTGCGATTATTCCGGGGGCGGCGTCTTCAGCAAACTCGGCAATCTCCATCAGCTCAGGCACCGTGGTTTCAGGCAGCCCCGTGACCGTAACAGCGACGGTTCGCGATGCTTATAACAACCCGATTAGCTCGGGCCAGGCCGTGAGCTTTACAAAAACCGGAGGAACCTCGACGGGTTCTTTCAGCGCCATTAACAATCAAGGTAACGGTGTCTATTCGATTTCGTATACAGGGATCACAGCTGGGACCGCGCAGACTTTGGGAATTAAAGTCGATACTGCGAACCTGACTCCGACAACAACGATTCAGGTTGTGCCTGGAACGCCGGTGTCTGCGAATTCGACTCTGACTATTAGCTCAGCGACAATAGCCTCTGGCACAACGGCAACGGTGGTGGCGACACTTAAAGATATCAACAACAACCCAGTTCCTTCGGGTGTCATGGTGGTCTTTAATAAGGCCGGTGGCACAAGTTCTGGAACATTTGATCCAATCGTTAATAATAACAATGGCTCTTACACTACGATCTACACAGGTGTCACTGCGGGAACGGCGCAGACTCTGAGTGTGTCCGTCGACGGTGTGACTTTGAACCCGACAGTCACTGTAACCGTGGTGCCGGGCCCGGCCCTGCTTGCGAATTCAAGTTTGACCATCACAAGCCCGACGGTTGTCTCTGGGGCGTTTGTCACTGTGACTGCGACTTTAAAGGACGTAAATAATAACCCGATTGATTCCGGCGTGACCGTGAGCTTTACAAAAACCGGCGGAACTTCCACGGGAACTTTCGGTACCGTGACCAACCAAGGTAACGGGGTTTATAACATTCGTTATACAGGTGTTGCGGCCGGAACTGCGCAAACTATTGCGGTGCTTATTAATGGCACAAGCCTTGGCACAACCGTCAGTGTCGGTGTTCTTACGGGCGCGCCATCTCCGACTCAGTCTTCAATTACAATTTCGAATGGCACCGTGATTTCAAATCAGAGTGTCACTGTCACAGCGACAATTAAGGATGACAACAACAATCCTGTCACCTCGGGTGTGGCGATCACGTTTGCAAAAACCGGCGGAACTTCCACGGGTAATTTTGGCACTGTGACGAATGTGGGTAATGGTGTTTACACAATCACCTATACAGGTATTGCTGCAGGTACGGCGCAAACCATTGCCGTCCAAGCAGATGGCTCAGCCCTCGGCCCGACGACGACAGTCACTGTGGTGGTCGGTGCGCCGAATGTCGCGGCGTCTTCATTTACGGTGGGAGCTTCGTCCATTCTTTCAGGCCAGACAACAACTTTAACGGCCACGATTAAAGACATCAATAACAACCCGATCAGCTCCGGCATTACAGTCACCTTCTCTAAGACGGGCGGAACTTCGACAGGGAATTTTGGAACGGTCACAAACCAAGGGGCCGGCGTTTATACAATCACGTATACGGGGGTCGTTTCCGGAACGGCCCAAAATCTGGCTGTGTTAATTAATGGTTCTGCGTTTGGTAGTTCGACACCGATTACGGTCTTAACGGCTCCACCTTCGGCATCACAGTCCTCAATCTCGATTTCGAGTGGCACTGTAGTCTCAGGCCAGTCTGTTACGGTCACTGCGACAGTGAAGGATTTAAATAACAATCCAGTCACTTCAGGTGTCGCCATCACTTTTGCTAAATCCGGCGGTTCCTCAACAGGAACTTTCGGCAGCATCACCAACGTCGGAAATGGTGTTTACACCGTGACATACACAGGCGTCGTTGCGGGTTCAGCACAAACAATTGCACTTGAAACCGATGGCACGTCTCTGGGGCCAACAACCACCGTGTCTGTTCTGGTCGGCCCACCTGTTCTGGCAAACTCTAGTTTAGTCATTGGTTCGTCGACGATTCTTTCAGGCGAGACTACAACTGTGACAGCGACGATTAAAGATATCAATAACAACCCCATCAGCACGGGCTCAACGATCGCGTTCTCAAAAACCGGCGGAACTTCGACCGGCACCTTTGGTTCTGTAACAAACCAAGGCGGCGGCGTCTATACCGTGAATTACACCGGCGTCGTTTCCGGCACGGCTCAAACACTTGGTGTCTCTATTAATGGAACTGACCTTGGCGCCTCGACGACGGTCACTGTCCTCACCGCTCCTCCGTCTGCCACGAAGTCTTCGATTTCAATTTCAAATGGCACCGTGGTCTCAGGCCAATCAGTCACCGTGACTGCGACAGTGAAGGATTTAAATAACAACCCCGTCACTTCTGGTGTGGCGATCACTTTTGCAAAAGCCGGTGGTTCTTCAACCGGGACATTTGGTACTGTGACGAATGCTGGCAATGGTGTCTACACAGTTACTTACACAGGCGTCACTTCAGGAACAGCGCAAACGATCTCTTTACTGACGGATGGCTCAGCTTTAGGCCCTTCCGTAGCCGTCAGTGTTCTTAATGGCGCACCGATTGCTGCGAATTCGACTTTAACTATTGGCTCTTCAACAATTCTTTCAGGCCAGGCCACCACAATCACTGCGACGATTAAGGACGTGAATAACAATCCTATTAGTTCTGGTGTTACTGTGACGTTCTCTAAAACGAGCGGCACATCGACAGGAACTTTCGGGACGATTACAAATCAAGGCGCCGGCGTTTACACCGTCACTTACACAGGCGTTGTTGCCGGGACCGCTCAAGACATTAAGATTTTGATTGATGGAGCGGATTTAGGTCTTCTCACGAATGTCGCTGTGAACCCAGGTGCGCCGTCCGCGACGACGTCGACGATTTCTGTTGCTAGCTCTACGGTGATTTCTGGTCAGTCCGTCACGGTGACTGCGACCATCAAAGATGCGAACAGCAATCCGATTAACTCAGGCGTTGCCGTGACATTCTCTAAAACCGGTGGATCCTCAACGGGAACCTTCGGTACGATCACGCCGCAAGGAACAGGTGGCGTCTACACAGTTCCTTACACAGGTATTGTTGCGGGCTCCGCGCAAACGTTAGGTATCTTGATTGATGGCGTGGGTCTTGGCCCAACAACGACATTGAGTGTAACACCGGGCGCGCCGAATAACACTCTGTCAACTCTGACAGTCACTTCAAATGTTGTCATCGCCGGTCAATACGTGACTCTGACGGCCACGATCAAAGATGCCAACGGCAATCCGATCAGCTCCGGAATTCTTGTGAACTTTGATAAGTTCGGCGGAACTTCGTTTGGTAACTACAGCACGGTTGTGAATCAAGGTAATGGCGTCTATACTTCTAACTACACCGGCGTGACGGCCGGAACTGCACAAACTGTTCAGGCTAACGTCAACGGTTCGGGCTTTGGCCCTACACAAAGCGTTCAAGTACTTGTGGGCGCTCCTTCATTGGCAAACTCGAGCCTGACCGTTTCTTCAGGGACCGTGGCATCGGGTTCAAGCGTGAATATCACGGCCGTCATTAAAGACTCGCAGAACAATCCGATCACTTCCGAGTATGCGATCACTCTAGATACCATTGGCGGATCAAGCACAGGATCTCTTTCAAGTATTAATAATGCCGGTGGCGGGACATTTACCGCGACTTATACAGGCGCTATTGCAGGCTCAGCGCAAACTTTGCGTGTACTGGCAGATGGAACACCGATCTCGGGTTTAACTAAAACAATTCAAGTCCTTCCGGGACCTGCTTCCTCGACAAATTCGACTTTCACAATCAGCGCAAGCACCGTTCAGTCTGGCACGTCGGCAAACCTCTCAATGAATCTGCGGGATGCCAATAATAACGCCATCTCCAGTGGCGCGACCGTGACATTTACCAAAGCCACAGGCGTGAGTGACGGAACTCTCAGTGGTGTTTCAAACGCTGGCGGCGGAAACTATACGGCGACTTATACAGGAACGACCATGGGCCCTGCGCAGGCGATCAACCTGGTGGTGAATGGCACCGCTGTGGGTCTTTCCGTCAACGTGACTGTGACCGCAGGCCCGCCAACACACTTCTCGACATCTCAACCGCTCAACCCGCTTGCGAGTATCGATTGCGCGGGTCCTTACACACTGACACTGAAAGACGTCAGCGAAAACACGACAAGCTCTTTGTCTGTGGTGAACCTCGCATTCTCGTCCTCACCTGCTGGTGGCGCGACAGGTACGATTTTCTCGGACTCTTCGTGCTCGACCCCAATTACTTCCTTAAGTATTCCGGCTTTAACGGCCTCAGCGCAGTTCTACTATAAAGCGTATATTCCGAACAGCTTCACCTTCACAATTTCTCCGGGCGGAAGCATCGCAAATGCAAGTTTCACGATCACCAATATTCCGGTACTTTCTTGGATTGGTGCAAGCGCCTTCTTTACTATGAATGGCAGCGGCTCCGGCACTGTGATGGATGACTCGGCCGGTGGTATGTGGAATCCATATGATATCGCTATCAACGGTAATAATATGTTCGTGGTGGATTACTCCGGCAACCGCATTTTGAAATACGATATTTCAACAAATCAGTTCATCGGCTGGATTGGCTATGTCGGTTCAAACGATGGCGTGATTGCTTACGACGGCGGTAGCGGCTGTAATTCGCTCGCGATCGGCGCGCTAACTCCGGTTTGGTGCAAAGGCGGACGCGCAAGTGCTTCTGTCAGTAATGCCACAGTGATTCAGAATCCGCGAAATATCGCAGCTGATACTAATTACATCTATGTTTCAAGCTGGAGTAATCATCGTATTGCCCGCTTCTTACAATCCGACGGAAGTTTCCAAGGTTGGCTCGGTAAAACCAGTACAACGGCGGCGACCTCACCGGCGTCCTGCGTTTCTGCAGGGACGAATGCCACAACTCCTACTTGGTGTTATGGCGGCACTTCGACAAGTGGTACCGGCGACGGCCAACTCAACAACCCTGCGGGTATTATCGTTTACAACAGTAAAATCTATGTCAATGATAACGGCAATCATCGTCTTTCTAAGTACGATGCTTCGACCGGGGCATTCGAAGGCTGGGTCGGCCGTGTCGGCGCAACTCAGCCACCGACATCAGGTCAGTTATCAACTTGCTCTGTGCAACCAGCTGTCGGCGCAAAAACTCCGGGCTGGTGCTTGGGTGGCGTTTCTCAGGTTTCTCAGCGCCGCCAGGCCAGCGTCGCGGGCCCGCCGTCAGAAGTTGCCGCTCCGGATGAAGGTTTCTACAATCCTTCAGGCTTAACAACCGACGGTACGAGCTTGTATATCGGTGACGGCAATAATTATCGTATTGCCCGCGTAACATTAAGCACAGGGGCCTTTAACGGATGGTTGGGTTACATTTACCGCAACTCGGCGTTATCACCAACCACACCTTCGCAAACTGCAGGAAACTTTACTGCGGGTTGGACAGCCGGCGGTGTGACCGATGCGCGCGCAGGTGTCGACGGCTGGGGTTATCCATATCAATTAGGCTATGACTCTGGATCCGGCTATTTATTTGTTGCTGACCAGTATCACCGTATTTCTAAACTCCGCGCTTCGGATGGTGGAGATTTCCGCTGGATTGGTCGTGCCGGTGGCTCACCAACCGGTGGTTACACAGGTTGCAGCAGCACTCCTGTGGGCGGCACAAACCCTGGCTGGTGCGTGAACGGCTCTGCAAACAAATATGGTAATACCAACGGCACGTTCTATACACCAACAGGCATGGCGCTGACTTCAACAAAGCTCTATGTTGCGGATTACAATAACTTCCGCGTGCAAAGATTTAATTTGAGCGATGGAACCTTCGACGGCTGGATCGGCAGCGGCAATGTGGCTGCAATGAAATGGAGCCGAACTATTGCCAGTGGCGCTGTGGCCTCTCGTTCTGGGATCGATGACTACTCCTTCGGCGATGTCTCCGGTGCTTACGCAGGGATCGCGATGAATTCGACTTACATGTTCATGGGTGACATCGGTTGGAATCGTATTAAGAAATACAACCGCCAAGACGGACAAGTTATTGGCTACATTGGTCAGATTCAAAACAATGGTGGCTTCTACCCGACCGGTCCGGATTCTTGCGTTGGTTATAATTCCGGCATGACTCCTGACTGGTGTTACGGGGGCGGTCGCACGACGAATGGCTCCGGCATCCATGGTTATAACAATCCGTACTCTGTCGCCGCTGATGATACCTACGTTTATATTGCCAACTATTCCAACCATCGCATTGATCGCGTTCGCATCAGCGATGCCCTTTACTTGGGATGGATTGGCCAGGTCAACGCCACTCCGACGGATGGCGACCCTGCGTGCTTAACAACCAACTCGCCAAACCCAGCACCGAACTGGTGTATCGGCGGCACCGCAACTTCGAATAACGTGTGGGGCACGCTCAATGCGCCACGTGCACTCTTCTATGATACAGCACAAAGTGTGTTGTATGCGACGGACAATACTTCGCGCTTGATTAAGATCGATCCATCGAATGGCGCGTTCTTAGCTGTCGGCGGTACTATTTCTGCGGGCTCGGGCGGTGCGAACTGCGGCGTCACTGCCGGAGTTGCAAACGGCTGGTGTACAACGTCGGCGACGGGCTCTTCAGGAACCACAAAATATGGCGGCCTGAACAGCGCCTCGGCGATTGCAACAAATAGCAACTATATCTTCGTCGCCGATACGAGCAACAACCGCATCGTCCGCTTTGATAAAACAACCGGCGCTCCTGCAGGCTTCGTGGCGAAGCTTAATAACGGTACAAACACAAACCTGACAGCTACAGGCGGCGCTTGTAACGGTCTCTCGGGCTTCCCGAAAGTGACTCCAGGCTGGTGTTGGACGACGACTTTGGGAATTGCACCGAGCCAAATTACCGGCACCGAAGAAAATGCTTACAACTCCCCTCGCGGCGTGTGGGCGGATGATACTTACGTTTACATTGCTGATACCGGCAATAATCGCATTGTGCGCATCTTTGCCTCAACGGGCGCTCCTGATGGCTGGAAAGGTCTCATTGGCTCAACCAGTGGCATGAGCGATTCAGCTTGTATTGCTGCCGGCGTTGGCGGCGTGACTCCGAAGTGGTGTAAAGGCGGAACTTCTGCTCCTGGTCAGCAACTCGGCGCCTTCGACTACCCTGTCAGTGTTTTCGGTGACGCGAATTACATCTATGTCATGGATGGTCGCAACAACCGTGTTCAAACAATCCCTAAAAACTAG
- a CDS encoding MotA/TolQ/ExbB proton channel family protein: MISLPIGAVLTIFIFLISMGFGNLGIYFNAHSAILVGGGTVAILFFSCPNAVLMNLVREIRGLFKGHDTFANVSDDLAKLSKNKDSATTSGDELIAYAKDMWMQGISQDLFVVLLSQKRKEIEQRSVDAIQCLKNLAKYPPALGMAGTVMGIVTLFQSLDGGKDKIGPALALAMTATFFGLAIANGIVMPLSDRLQIRHLSQTHYLTNVYQVLLLINQDESSHLIEEEVQYRATA; encoded by the coding sequence ATGATCAGTTTACCGATTGGTGCCGTCCTCACGATTTTTATCTTCTTGATCTCAATGGGTTTTGGCAACCTGGGAATTTACTTTAACGCCCATTCGGCGATCCTTGTCGGCGGCGGAACGGTGGCGATTTTATTCTTCTCTTGCCCGAATGCGGTTTTGATGAACCTCGTTCGCGAAATTCGCGGCCTCTTTAAAGGTCACGACACTTTTGCCAACGTCAGCGATGATCTTGCAAAATTATCTAAGAACAAAGACTCCGCAACGACCTCTGGTGATGAACTCATCGCCTATGCAAAGGACATGTGGATGCAAGGGATCTCTCAGGATCTCTTTGTGGTACTTCTATCGCAAAAGCGCAAAGAGATCGAGCAACGATCTGTCGACGCGATTCAATGTCTTAAGAACTTAGCGAAGTACCCGCCGGCTCTCGGGATGGCTGGTACGGTTATGGGTATCGTGACGCTCTTTCAAAGTTTGGACGGCGGTAAAGACAAGATCGGTCCGGCCCTGGCCCTTGCGATGACCGCAACATTCTTTGGTCTGGCGATTGCCAATGGTATTGTGATGCCGCTATCAGACCGTCTACAGATCCGTCACTTGTCACAAACCCATTACTTGACGAATGTTTATCAAGTTTTGTTGCTGATTAACCAGGATGAGTCTTCTCACCTGATCGAAGAAGAGGTTCAGTACCGTGCGACGGCCTGA